Proteins from one Deinococcus actinosclerus genomic window:
- a CDS encoding PEGA domain-containing protein: MKRGVMGAAGLALAGLLSGCVPAPLRAQPGAQLRLTVTPGTRAVETVTGEDALYRAPGPGSLRVSTDRAAFVTSVVLPAQGGALVLPTVQTRPGEVVSTPLPVTQGFTQVFTVASLAPMPLDAAAGARSVPDVSRAVEGAARALPAGAYTVGTTVYRVVRFGTLDVRSNLAGATVRVNGVRVGVTPLTVPDLPEGRLSVEVSRDGFKAVTQQVNVVGDAVSRVDVTLRPVTGTLTVRSDVLADLFIERQRAGMVQPGLGLDLPLRPGVVALNVVPRDRALAAQNLLVRVTADKVTPVICAVRGGAYSCTLP, from the coding sequence ATGAAACGTGGTGTGATGGGGGCAGCGGGCCTGGCGCTGGCGGGCCTGCTCAGTGGGTGTGTGCCGGCGCCGCTCCGGGCGCAGCCCGGGGCGCAGCTTCGCCTGACGGTGACGCCGGGCACGCGGGCCGTGGAGACCGTGACCGGCGAGGACGCGCTGTACCGCGCGCCGGGGCCCGGGAGCCTGCGGGTCAGCACGGACCGGGCGGCGTTCGTGACGTCGGTCGTGCTGCCGGCGCAGGGTGGGGCGCTGGTGCTGCCCACCGTGCAGACCCGGCCGGGCGAGGTGGTCTCGACCCCGCTGCCCGTCACGCAGGGGTTCACGCAGGTGTTCACGGTGGCCAGCCTCGCGCCCATGCCGCTGGACGCGGCGGCGGGTGCGCGCAGCGTCCCGGACGTGTCGCGGGCGGTCGAGGGTGCGGCGCGCGCCCTGCCGGCCGGGGCCTACACGGTGGGCACGACGGTGTACCGCGTGGTGCGCTTCGGGACGCTGGACGTCCGGTCGAATCTGGCGGGGGCGACGGTGCGCGTGAACGGCGTGCGGGTGGGCGTGACCCCCCTGACCGTGCCGGACCTGCCGGAGGGTCGCCTGTCGGTGGAGGTCTCGCGTGACGGCTTCAAGGCCGTGACGCAGCAGGTGAATGTCGTGGGTGACGCGGTCAGCCGCGTGGACGTCACCCTGCGCCCGGTGACCGGCACCCTGACAGTCCGCAGCGACGTCCTGGCCGACCTGTTCATCGAGCGGCAGCGGGCCGGGATGGTGCAGCCCGGCCTGGGGCTGGACCTGCCGCTGCGGCCCGGCGTGGTCGCCCTGAACGTGGTGCCGCGCGACCGGGCGCTGGCCGCGCAGAACCTGCTCGTGCGGGTCACGGCCGACAAGGTGACGCCGGTGATCTGCGCGGTGCGCGGCGGGGCGTACAGCTGCACGCTGCCCTGA
- a CDS encoding peroxiredoxin has translation MSVTPGQAAPDFTRRSDDGRTVSLAGLRGRWVVLYFYPRANSAGCSVEAQRFEAALPEFERLGAQVIGVSTDTEARQASFRDRCGLSYPLLPDGDRSLCRAYGVIGTLGGLLNMASRVTVLIDPDGTVAWVHRSGNPLTHVSGALAELERRTPGAPTPHSGV, from the coding sequence ATGAGCGTCACGCCCGGACAGGCCGCCCCCGACTTCACGCGCCGCAGCGACGACGGCCGCACGGTCAGCCTCGCCGGGCTGCGGGGCCGCTGGGTGGTGCTGTACTTCTACCCCCGCGCGAACAGCGCCGGGTGCAGCGTCGAGGCGCAGCGCTTCGAGGCGGCCCTGCCGGAGTTCGAGCGGCTGGGCGCGCAGGTGATCGGCGTGAGCACCGACACCGAGGCCCGGCAGGCGTCCTTCCGTGACCGCTGCGGCCTGAGCTACCCGCTCCTGCCCGACGGCGACCGCAGCCTGTGCCGCGCGTACGGCGTGATCGGCACGCTGGGCGGCCTGCTGAACATGGCGTCGCGCGTGACCGTCCTGATCGACCCGGACGGCACGGTCGCCTGGGTGCACCGCAGCGGCAATCCCCTGACGCACGTCAGCGGCGCGCTGGCGGAACTGGAGCGGCGCACGCCGGGGGCCCCCACCCCGCACAGCGGAGTGTAA
- the tilS gene encoding tRNA lysidine(34) synthetase TilS translates to MPDPTESLWRPLREYAGEVVVVGVSGGADSVALLLALAQVGARPVAAHLDHALRPDSGEDAAWVQALAARLDVPFAAARVDVGAVAARRGWNTEDAARRLRYDFLARTAKARGARAILTAHTRRDQAETVLTALLRGEATLRGIPAARGRVRRPWLDVPRAELEAFLRSQGQDWREDPSNLDTTYTRAWLRREVMPVLTARYPALEATLARVARHQAQDEGALSAQAGRITAHVPLRAVPSAVLRRWLRARLMDAGLDVHATHLDTLADALQVGGTTHLDLPGTHPVTVTGGQLHLTPQAYPAPAFPVPDGWTPRTRQPGDRIRLPGGTRKLSDVLTDRHVPRADRDRVPLLVSDAGVQWIGLQPPIWATGAREHAAQPPEPLHAAMGEALAQARLAADAQEVPVGAVVLGPDGQVVGRGRNTSREHGDMTRHAELTALREAARTLGTPYLTGCTLVVTLEPCPMCLGAALEARIGHVAYGAANPKAGALGGVTDLLAAHWGHAPTVTPGVRAREAARLLTDVFGQLRAARP, encoded by the coding sequence GTGCCCGATCCCACCGAGTCCCTGTGGCGACCCCTGCGCGAGTACGCGGGCGAGGTCGTGGTGGTCGGGGTGTCCGGCGGGGCCGACAGCGTGGCGCTGCTGCTGGCGCTGGCGCAGGTGGGCGCGCGGCCCGTGGCGGCGCACCTGGATCACGCGCTGCGGCCCGACTCCGGGGAGGACGCCGCGTGGGTGCAGGCGCTGGCCGCGCGGCTGGACGTGCCCTTCGCCGCCGCGCGGGTGGACGTGGGCGCGGTGGCCGCCCGGCGCGGCTGGAATACCGAGGACGCCGCCCGCCGCCTGCGGTACGACTTCCTGGCCCGCACCGCCAAGGCGCGCGGCGCGCGGGCCATCCTGACCGCCCACACCCGCCGCGATCAGGCCGAGACCGTCCTGACGGCCCTGCTGCGCGGCGAGGCGACGCTGCGCGGCATACCCGCCGCGCGCGGGCGGGTGCGGCGGCCCTGGCTGGACGTGCCCCGCGCGGAGCTGGAGGCGTTCCTGCGCTCGCAGGGGCAGGACTGGCGCGAGGATCCCAGCAACCTGGACACCACCTACACCCGCGCGTGGCTGCGGCGCGAGGTCATGCCGGTCCTGACCGCCCGCTACCCCGCGCTGGAGGCCACCCTGGCCCGCGTGGCCCGCCACCAGGCGCAGGACGAGGGCGCCCTGAGCGCCCAGGCGGGGCGGATCACCGCGCACGTCCCGCTGCGCGCCGTGCCGAGCGCCGTGCTGCGCCGCTGGCTGCGCGCCCGCCTGATGGACGCCGGGCTGGACGTGCACGCCACGCACCTCGACACCCTGGCCGACGCCCTTCAGGTGGGCGGCACCACCCACCTCGACCTGCCCGGCACGCACCCCGTCACCGTCACCGGGGGGCAGCTGCACCTGACCCCACAGGCGTACCCGGCACCCGCCTTCCCGGTCCCCGACGGCTGGACGCCCCGCACCCGGCAGCCCGGTGACCGCATCCGGCTGCCCGGCGGCACCCGCAAACTCAGTGACGTCCTCACCGACCGGCACGTGCCCCGCGCCGACCGCGACCGCGTGCCGCTGCTGGTCAGTGACGCGGGCGTGCAGTGGATCGGCCTCCAGCCGCCCATCTGGGCGACCGGCGCGCGCGAGCACGCCGCCCAGCCCCCCGAGCCCCTGCACGCCGCGATGGGCGAGGCGCTGGCGCAGGCCCGGCTGGCTGCCGACGCGCAGGAAGTCCCGGTCGGCGCCGTTGTCCTCGGCCCGGACGGTCAGGTGGTCGGGCGGGGCCGCAATACCAGCCGCGAGCACGGCGACATGACCCGCCACGCCGAACTGACCGCCCTGCGCGAGGCCGCCCGCACCCTGGGCACGCCCTACCTGACGGGCTGCACGCTGGTCGTCACGCTCGAACCCTGCCCCATGTGCCTCGGCGCGGCCCTCGAAGCGCGCATCGGGCACGTCGCGTACGGGGCGGCCAATCCCAAGGCGGGCGCGCTGGGCGGCGTCACCGACCTCCTCGCCGCGCACTGGGGCCACGCGCCCACCGTCACGCCCGGCGTCCGCGCCCGCGAGGCCGCCCGCCTCCTGACCGACGTGTTCGGCCAGCTGCGCGCCGCCCGACCCTGA
- a CDS encoding glycine-rich domain-containing protein: MSHERTSGQPSVTPHLPVLPTLPPLWDELRAYALPGGLLARLGREQRWTPAFTQRAAQEYRRFLLLSTLGAPVTPPAVVDEVWHLHLLFTRDYWERLTPLLPAPLHHEPGGGQPGDPARFRAQYEATLDAYARTFGERPPADIWPDPRRSPRPQRGPRGHVQGSARRSGLWLALVVAVIAGLTFAWSHYAVLVALGTGLMALFLSWVSGLPRTTARREGGGSDTWFSSPMYLTSDTSSSFTCTPDGGSSGSSDGSCGDSGGGSSCGSSCGGGCSS; the protein is encoded by the coding sequence ATGAGCCACGAACGAACGAGCGGTCAGCCGAGTGTCACCCCGCACCTCCCGGTCCTGCCGACGCTGCCCCCGCTGTGGGATGAGCTGCGCGCGTACGCCCTGCCAGGCGGCCTGCTGGCCCGCCTAGGCCGCGAGCAGCGCTGGACGCCCGCCTTCACGCAGCGCGCCGCGCAGGAGTACCGCCGGTTCCTGCTGCTGTCCACCCTGGGCGCCCCGGTCACGCCGCCTGCGGTGGTGGACGAGGTCTGGCACCTGCACCTGCTGTTCACACGCGACTATTGGGAGCGCCTGACGCCGCTGCTCCCTGCGCCGCTGCATCACGAACCCGGGGGTGGCCAGCCGGGCGACCCGGCCCGCTTCCGCGCGCAGTACGAGGCGACGCTGGACGCCTACGCCCGCACCTTCGGGGAACGGCCCCCGGCGGACATCTGGCCGGACCCGCGCCGCTCGCCGCGCCCGCAGCGGGGGCCGCGCGGGCACGTGCAGGGCAGCGCGCGCCGCTCGGGCCTGTGGCTGGCGCTGGTCGTGGCCGTGATCGCGGGGCTGACCTTCGCCTGGAGTCACTACGCGGTGCTCGTGGCCCTGGGGACCGGGCTGATGGCGCTGTTCCTGAGCTGGGTGTCCGGATTGCCCAGGACCACTGCGCGGCGCGAGGGTGGAGGTTCAGACACCTGGTTCTCGTCGCCAATGTACCTGACCTCCGACACGTCCTCATCTTTCACCTGCACGCCGGACGGCGGCTCATCCGGCAGCAGTGACGGCAGCTGCGGGGACAGTGGCGGCGGGTCGAGTTGCGGATCCAGCTGCGGCGGTGGGTGTAGCAGCTGA
- a CDS encoding GTP pyrophosphokinase produces the protein MTGQLLQAYEDGCETFEGLRDAAVAHTLQLIGGAGLNIHHVTGRVKKRASLEDKLRRKPGRYGALSDVTDLVAVRVITYFESDVSVVSRLLEEHHAIDWENSIDKSKMHDPDRFGYMGVHYVVQVTPDSPDLAAFAGLKFEVQIRSILQHAWAEIEHDLGYKNREAIPREVQRRFYRLAGLLEMADEEFMTLHRLSQQYTATLPERVQDAPDAVFIDAPSMRHLLDVPPVRDLDQQVAGALNVLLLTDWPDPERAQRLASLLHYVGVHSVGALQKELRRHEAEVVRFASLLLPRLREAWTPAGGARPGTSVVHYALLRACANPLLDPHEIVSMLDMRGVLSGDQLVAAVREAYTQATSGAGPAGGLTVA, from the coding sequence ATGACAGGTCAGCTACTCCAGGCGTACGAGGACGGGTGCGAGACCTTCGAGGGCTTGAGGGACGCGGCGGTGGCGCACACGCTGCAGCTCATCGGCGGGGCGGGCCTGAACATCCATCACGTGACGGGCCGCGTGAAGAAACGCGCGAGTCTGGAAGACAAGCTGCGCCGCAAGCCGGGCCGCTACGGGGCCCTGTCGGACGTGACGGATCTGGTGGCGGTGCGCGTGATCACGTACTTCGAGTCGGACGTGAGCGTGGTGTCGCGCCTGCTGGAGGAGCATCACGCGATCGACTGGGAGAACTCGATCGACAAGAGCAAGATGCACGACCCGGACCGCTTCGGGTACATGGGCGTGCACTACGTGGTGCAGGTCACGCCGGACTCGCCGGATCTGGCGGCGTTCGCGGGCCTGAAGTTCGAGGTGCAGATCCGCTCGATCCTCCAGCATGCCTGGGCGGAGATCGAGCATGACCTGGGGTACAAGAACCGCGAGGCGATCCCGCGGGAGGTGCAGCGCCGCTTCTACCGGCTGGCGGGCCTGCTGGAGATGGCGGACGAGGAATTCATGACCCTGCACCGCCTGTCGCAGCAGTACACGGCGACGCTGCCTGAGCGGGTGCAGGACGCGCCGGACGCGGTGTTCATCGACGCGCCCAGCATGCGTCACCTGCTGGACGTGCCGCCGGTGCGGGATCTGGATCAGCAGGTGGCGGGGGCGCTGAACGTGCTGCTGCTCACCGACTGGCCCGACCCGGAGCGGGCGCAGCGGCTGGCGAGCCTGCTGCATTACGTGGGGGTGCACTCGGTGGGGGCCCTGCAGAAGGAGCTGCGGCGGCATGAGGCGGAGGTGGTGCGTTTCGCGTCGCTGCTGCTGCCGCGCCTGCGCGAGGCGTGGACCCCGGCGGGCGGCGCGCGGCCGGGGACGAGCGTGGTGCATTACGCGCTGCTGCGGGCCTGCGCCAATCCGCTGCTGGACCCGCATGAGATTGTCAGCATGCTGGACATGCGCGGCGTCCTGAGCGGCGATCAGCTCGTGGCGGCGGTGCGCGAGGCGTACACGCAGGCGACCTCGGGGGCCGGGCCGGCCGGTGGGCTGACCGTCGCCTGA
- a CDS encoding N-acetylmuramoyl-L-alanine amidase family protein: MRPFPARAAPLLAALLLPGAAPAATPAAPAPAAGTPAILVAYPPADHRVTFDHVILEGMVTPGATLTVSGTPVPTGPDGLYMTWWPLKPGVNDLRLIARTPARPGQSARSATRILRVTRTVPRTLPATPTLLTRESVTPAQPTELWDAAGDTPQERQIPVRFQGSPGGRATARLAGLPAQPLREGPSGTYSGALDVPATARLSSATVTVTLTGRDSRSVSAPAPGRVTSTPGAARTVTTPPGTVPGPDLNASSTRLTTPQGAPLLYPRDGTTYRAVGRVGTDLRVRLAPGVSALVTAAQTAPVGFAPPPAPDGGPISIDPDPGQLTLRLPLGPARPSFTLTQTGDRTLRLTLYATPTRPLTPPDPGDPRLTRLTLSTPSPGVTQLDLTLTDPLWGFTATADGDSLRLTTRQPPTPDPARPLQGRVITLDPGHGGTQNGGAGSLGTPEKNLTLPIALLAAQLLQAQGATVTLTRDTDLTLGLYERGLIAEAASSDLLISIHANALPDGRDPRGTRGPEIYYTHQQARGPAQAILTALRAGLPDLGPGAGLKPDADLALTRPTTQPSLLVETGYLTDPGNLRLLNSPDGQRRVAQAIADGISAYYAGLAGR, encoded by the coding sequence ATGCGTCCATTTCCGGCCCGCGCCGCCCCGCTGCTCGCCGCGCTGCTGCTCCCCGGCGCCGCCCCCGCCGCCACGCCCGCGGCCCCCGCCCCGGCCGCCGGCACCCCGGCCATCCTGGTCGCCTACCCGCCCGCCGATCACCGCGTGACGTTCGACCACGTCATCCTGGAAGGCATGGTCACGCCCGGCGCGACCCTCACCGTGAGCGGCACGCCCGTCCCCACCGGCCCGGACGGCCTGTACATGACCTGGTGGCCGCTGAAACCCGGCGTGAACGACCTGCGCCTGATCGCCCGCACCCCCGCCCGCCCCGGCCAGAGTGCCCGCAGCGCCACCCGCATCCTGCGGGTCACCCGCACCGTGCCCCGCACGCTGCCCGCCACGCCCACCCTGCTGACCCGCGAGAGCGTCACGCCCGCCCAGCCCACCGAACTGTGGGACGCGGCCGGCGACACCCCCCAGGAGCGGCAGATTCCCGTGCGCTTCCAGGGCAGCCCCGGTGGCCGCGCCACCGCCCGCCTCGCCGGCCTGCCCGCCCAGCCCCTGCGCGAAGGGCCTAGCGGCACGTACAGCGGCGCGCTTGACGTGCCCGCCACCGCCCGCCTCAGCAGCGCCACCGTCACCGTCACCCTCACCGGACGCGACAGCCGCAGCGTCAGCGCCCCCGCACCGGGCCGCGTCACGAGCACCCCCGGCGCGGCCCGCACCGTCACCACCCCACCCGGCACGGTGCCCGGCCCCGACCTGAACGCCAGCAGCACCCGCCTCACCACCCCCCAGGGCGCGCCGCTGCTCTACCCCCGCGACGGCACCACCTACCGCGCCGTCGGCCGCGTGGGCACCGACCTGCGCGTCCGCCTCGCCCCCGGCGTCAGCGCCCTGGTCACCGCTGCCCAGACCGCCCCCGTCGGCTTCGCGCCGCCCCCCGCCCCCGACGGCGGCCCCATCAGCATCGACCCTGACCCCGGTCAGCTGACCCTGCGCCTCCCCCTCGGCCCCGCCCGGCCCTCCTTCACCCTCACCCAGACCGGCGACCGCACCCTGCGCCTCACCCTCTACGCCACCCCCACCCGGCCCCTCACCCCACCCGACCCCGGCGACCCCCGCCTGACCCGCCTCACCCTCAGCACCCCCAGCCCCGGCGTCACCCAGCTCGACCTCACCCTCACCGACCCCCTCTGGGGCTTTACCGCCACCGCCGACGGGGACAGCCTCCGCCTCACCACCCGCCAGCCCCCCACCCCCGACCCCGCCCGACCCCTCCAGGGCCGCGTCATCACCCTCGACCCCGGCCACGGCGGCACCCAGAACGGCGGCGCCGGCAGCCTCGGCACCCCCGAAAAGAACCTCACCCTCCCCATCGCCCTCCTCGCCGCCCAACTTCTCCAGGCCCAGGGCGCCACCGTCACCCTCACCCGCGACACCGACCTCACCCTCGGCCTCTACGAACGCGGCCTGATCGCCGAAGCAGCCAGCAGCGACCTCCTCATCAGCATCCACGCCAACGCCCTCCCCGACGGCCGCGACCCCCGCGGCACCCGCGGCCCCGAGATCTACTACACCCACCAGCAGGCCAGAGGCCCCGCGCAGGCCATCCTCACCGCCCTCCGCGCCGGCCTCCCCGACCTCGGCCCCGGCGCCGGCCTCAAACCCGACGCCGACCTCGCCCTCACCCGCCCCACCACCCAACCCAGCCTCCTCGTGGAAACCGGGTACCTCACCGACCCCGGCAACCTCCGCCTCCTGAACAGCCCAGACGGACAGCGGCGCGTCGCGCAGGCCATCGCCGACGGCATCAGTGCGTACTACGCGGGACTGGCGGGGCGGTAG
- a CDS encoding aromatic amino acid transaminase, with the protein MFSDLRPLPLDPLWAIQNAHRDDPRPHKLNLGIGIYRDAHGHTPVLSAVQHAERHLADAAPSKVYRPLSGNADFTAAMTRLLLGDHPPTLDRAVTVQTVGGTGALRTLADLIASAHPDATVWTSNPGYANHHPLMRAAGLLTAEYPWQDDGTGHTDLRPILEALGHAQPGDILLVQGCCHNPTGIDLSEESWHALAQHCQGRGLIPLVDMAYQGLGQGLAEDAQGLRIMTRHLGTVLIAASCSKNMGLYCERTGTATVLVPQPSEKAVVLSVLEGIARRTYSMPPEHGAAIAAALLHDPEPWHQELDTMRDRIRTIREALGHALRDAGAPHALLSTEHHQGMFSLLPLTPHQMDTLREQHAIYGTREGRINIAGIPDDAVTPLAQALVAVYGREVVGR; encoded by the coding sequence ATGTTCAGTGACCTGCGCCCCCTCCCGCTCGATCCCCTCTGGGCCATCCAGAACGCCCACCGGGACGACCCCCGCCCGCACAAACTCAACCTCGGCATCGGCATCTACCGCGACGCGCACGGCCACACCCCCGTCCTCAGCGCCGTCCAGCACGCCGAACGCCACCTCGCTGACGCGGCCCCCAGCAAGGTCTACCGGCCCCTGAGCGGCAACGCCGACTTCACCGCCGCCATGACCCGCCTGCTCCTCGGCGACCACCCCCCTACCCTGGACCGCGCCGTGACCGTGCAGACCGTCGGCGGCACCGGCGCCCTGCGCACCCTCGCCGACCTGATCGCCAGCGCCCACCCAGACGCGACCGTCTGGACCTCCAACCCCGGCTACGCCAACCACCACCCCCTCATGCGTGCCGCCGGCCTCCTCACCGCCGAATACCCCTGGCAGGACGACGGCACCGGCCACACCGACCTGCGTCCCATCCTCGAAGCCCTCGGGCACGCCCAGCCCGGCGACATCCTCCTCGTGCAGGGCTGCTGCCACAACCCCACCGGCATCGACCTGAGCGAAGAGAGCTGGCACGCCCTCGCCCAGCACTGCCAGGGGCGCGGCCTCATCCCCCTGGTCGACATGGCCTACCAGGGCCTCGGCCAGGGCCTGGCTGAGGACGCCCAGGGCCTGCGGATCATGACCCGGCACCTCGGCACCGTCCTCATCGCCGCCAGCTGCTCCAAGAACATGGGCCTCTACTGCGAACGCACCGGCACCGCCACCGTCCTCGTCCCCCAGCCCAGCGAGAAAGCCGTCGTCCTCAGCGTCCTTGAGGGCATCGCCCGCCGCACCTACTCCATGCCCCCCGAACACGGCGCCGCCATCGCCGCCGCGCTCCTGCACGACCCCGAACCCTGGCACCAGGAGCTCGACACCATGCGCGACCGCATCCGCACCATCCGCGAAGCCCTCGGACACGCCCTGCGCGACGCAGGCGCCCCACACGCCCTCCTGAGCACCGAACACCACCAGGGCATGTTCAGCCTCCTCCCCCTCACCCCCCACCAGATGGACACCCTCCGCGAACAGCACGCCATCTACGGCACCCGCGAAGGCCGCATCAACATCGCCGGCATCCCTGACGACGCCGTCACGCCGCTTGCACAGGCGCTGGTCGCGGTGTACGGGCGGGAGGTGGTCGGGCGGTAA
- a CDS encoding DMT family transporter, translated as MTGTLLGWAALAVTVFIWAAFALTIRAIGHSPLTPGDVALIRFLIPAALLLPLLPSRLPALRRVPRHAALMITAGAGLPFFLIAAAGGASTSAAHVSALVAGTTPLSVLLVGAMLFRDRVQAAQWPGLGLILLGIVLLVLGLGTVGASPITGIALLLSASLLWGGYTLGIRRAGLDPLAVAMLVTYPSLLLLAPLLLTGTLPSHLTQVPWQGLLPFIAVQGVGVGIVASLTYPYALRHLGTLRCATVGALAPVLATLLALPLLGERPSLASAIGVAIVTTGVLVFNLMPTRTPTAPTGVVHVQ; from the coding sequence TTGACCGGCACCCTGCTCGGCTGGGCGGCGCTGGCCGTCACGGTGTTCATCTGGGCGGCGTTCGCACTGACCATCCGCGCCATCGGGCACTCGCCGCTGACGCCGGGGGACGTGGCGCTGATCCGCTTCCTGATCCCCGCCGCGCTGCTGCTGCCGCTGCTGCCCTCGCGCCTGCCCGCCCTGCGGCGTGTTCCACGGCACGCGGCGCTGATGATCACCGCCGGGGCGGGCCTGCCGTTCTTCCTGATCGCCGCCGCCGGGGGGGCCAGCACATCCGCCGCGCACGTCAGCGCCCTCGTGGCGGGTACCACCCCTCTGTCCGTCTTGCTCGTCGGGGCCATGCTGTTCCGCGACCGCGTGCAGGCCGCCCAGTGGCCCGGACTGGGCCTGATCCTGCTCGGCATCGTCCTGCTCGTACTCGGGCTGGGCACGGTCGGCGCCTCCCCCATCACCGGGATCGCGCTGCTGCTGAGCGCCAGCCTGCTGTGGGGCGGGTACACGCTCGGCATCCGCCGCGCCGGACTCGATCCGCTGGCGGTCGCCATGCTCGTCACGTACCCCTCGCTGCTGCTCCTCGCGCCGCTGCTGCTGACCGGGACGCTGCCCAGCCACCTCACGCAGGTGCCCTGGCAGGGCCTGCTGCCGTTCATCGCCGTGCAGGGCGTCGGCGTGGGCATCGTCGCCTCGCTGACCTACCCCTACGCGCTGCGACACCTCGGCACGCTGCGCTGCGCCACCGTCGGCGCGCTCGCGCCCGTCCTCGCCACCCTGCTCGCCCTCCCGCTGCTCGGGGAGCGGCCCAGCCTCGCCTCGGCCATCGGCGTCGCCATCGTCACCACCGGCGTCCTCGTCTTCAACCTCATGCCCACCCGCACCCCCACTGCCCCCACAGGAGTCGTCCATGTTCAGTGA
- a CDS encoding Lrp/AsnC family transcriptional regulator: MDDRDRRILAALQANGRISNQDLAEQVHLSPSPCLRRVRQLEDSGVIQGYTALVDEEAYGLTVTAFVRVRLQLHTTASIRAFEDAIARMDAVLDCYVMTGEADYLLRVLVPDLKAYEAFVRRELHAVPGIASIDTSFAYGRVKRATVYPQLG; encoded by the coding sequence ATGGACGACCGTGACCGCCGCATCCTCGCGGCCCTCCAGGCGAACGGGCGCATCAGCAACCAGGACCTCGCGGAGCAGGTGCATCTCTCGCCGTCGCCGTGCCTGCGGCGCGTGCGGCAGCTGGAGGACTCGGGCGTCATCCAGGGCTACACCGCCCTGGTGGACGAGGAAGCGTACGGCCTGACCGTCACCGCGTTCGTGCGCGTGCGGCTGCAACTGCACACGACGGCCAGCATCCGCGCGTTCGAGGACGCCATCGCCCGCATGGACGCCGTGCTGGACTGTTACGTCATGACCGGCGAGGCCGATTACCTCCTGCGCGTCCTCGTGCCCGACCTAAAGGCGTACGAGGCGTTCGTGCGCCGGGAACTGCACGCCGTGCCCGGCATCGCCTCCATCGACACCAGTTTCGCGTACGGCCGCGTGAAGCGCGCGACGGTGTACCCGCAGCTGGGGTAG
- a CDS encoding SDR family oxidoreductase — MSVRPVTVVTGAAGGIGAALARELAPGHDLILSGRNVGALEALCAEVGGTPLVLDLTRPASFEAALAGLGRVSNVVHNAGVVELGAVAEQDHAVWSHTLAVNVVAPAELTRLLLPRVRAERGTVVFVNSGAGLRANAGWGSYAASKFALKALADALREEEAAHGVRVTSVYPGRTATPMQEKVRSQEGAPYTPEAFVRPESVAALIAFALNAPRDALLPDLSVRPGPQ; from the coding sequence ATGAGTGTTCGTCCGGTGACGGTGGTGACGGGTGCGGCGGGTGGGATCGGGGCGGCGCTGGCGCGTGAGCTGGCGCCGGGGCATGACCTGATCCTGTCGGGCCGGAACGTGGGGGCGCTGGAGGCCCTGTGCGCGGAGGTGGGGGGGACGCCGCTGGTGCTGGACCTGACCCGCCCGGCATCGTTCGAGGCGGCGCTGGCGGGGCTGGGGCGCGTGTCGAACGTGGTGCACAACGCGGGGGTGGTGGAGCTGGGCGCGGTGGCGGAGCAGGACCACGCGGTGTGGTCGCACACGCTGGCGGTGAACGTGGTCGCCCCGGCGGAACTGACGCGCCTGCTGCTGCCGCGCGTGCGGGCCGAGCGGGGCACGGTGGTGTTCGTGAACAGCGGCGCGGGCCTGCGCGCGAACGCGGGCTGGGGCAGTTACGCGGCGAGCAAGTTCGCCCTGAAGGCCCTGGCGGACGCGCTGCGTGAGGAGGAGGCCGCGCATGGCGTGCGGGTCACGAGCGTGTACCCGGGCCGCACGGCGACGCCCATGCAGGAGAAGGTGCGCTCGCAGGAGGGCGCGCCGTACACCCCGGAGGCGTTCGTGCGGCCGGAGTCGGTGGCGGCGCTGATCGCGTTCGCGCTGAACGCCCCGCGCGACGCGCTGCTGCCGGACCTGAGCGTCCGGCCCGGTCCGCAGTGA